One window of the Zygotorulaspora mrakii chromosome 6, complete sequence genome contains the following:
- a CDS encoding gag protein (Ty-like element, ribosomal frameshifting), with protein MSNQVTIDNAEENILYKYGSAAKVPFSMSREAEDSLFTSREKSNSSEISNNGTDPNLSDSQRDFPSLQPSIPASVDNKQEGSPKSSAYDAGYQHTGSTQGYTYPYPWPSPYPPIAPPMVPPMGNGMFNWNMNADGIKYIPATSYETFMYQQKLLNDQFKQYRKFYDQRSEDDTTSESAKESNNEQVLPDLDEISNPSEFPRWMRSFKRFLEDNKLGDIIPDRLNESERDATKSEKAFIINSFKTYVKETAYPKSVKDAIKRGHDLFRIILCHVSEDSNLRSAIWRELTTISYDGSEDSYYYTSRVKELYSQLKATNSNIPEDIICEYLLKNLHGQYAKIRENHYLEYDLNTIAGISKCVLRTYDRLIKNKKHTSETSPSVTNRHCYKCSSEGHFAPQCPNVKDKLPKPSINSRKEKKSYHRKGIHKIGLTRDTELLGILQNSKKKRPSMTKTPQTGELVEDNQHLLIDSGAAISVIRDPGLLHNINKHPNIGIADAQDREIPISVSGDLQLSFPGTSIIHTEAVASTVPHVDILSLHELQKNGITVDFNNSQVTNNKGKMVARIKKIGPYYWIPAKYIHKPHKKLNVMNVQKQPLFPMEFIHRLLGHVNIKTLRDSIKQGMLTNLSMDDIDWSGYSNFQCEDCVSGKSKKHKHLVGSRLTYQKSYQPFEFLHTDIFGPVPHMPTSSPSYFMAFTDEATRFRWVFGLWNKEAETVTSKFRELVNMVKTQFNTKVRSFQMDRGSEYTNKTIRNFFKEYGIIPCYTSVGDSKANGVAERLNYTLLDDCRTLLRSSNLPLHLWFYAVQFSTLMRNSLITSSVGTSSRAKAGLTGLDVSTILPFGQRVMVNNPPKNKLRPRGIVGFALTPSAESHGYLIYIPSKHTVTDTTNYLIIRGDPHDRTDDADAVIAPLLDQLEARQDGEFDNNMSTHSGGMEMDVSIHSGGTIHQRPVSPTPTADNLSTSSGGNDPIQTGTTDTTEVIPEYIPEGNNDVLGPDIHDDPPEHTNDDPPEHTSDEIADNIEEHGSNMINEDPRINLQSANHAVTYDNTESDDQPTQNEPTSNPINDPANDHPSSAIIDNTKTPDPIPDTVSRRTINNDIDPSSAIASTVGIQASAYNDVAPTTEDERTTSSTSTAELDPLPSEEDSPVPESTTVATPDSETPESISNVGGNDQSPEVNAKSLEERKNRIFQYRNGDIPRVKPPSTKRKSSLALGEIEDRTQRKRPKRHILYVNAVHSNPTPHVKPSLSYYEAIVNNDDKNDAKGYNEAYMKEYDQLIKMKTWDPNKPINEKTIPRQQIINSMFIFNTKRDGRKKCRFVARGDQQKAGTYKEDLKANTVHHYALMTSLNIALDKKMFITQLDISSAYLYAELEEDLYIRAPPHMKLKGKAFKLNKSLYGLKQSGANWYKMIGSYLTNSCNMTELTGWPCVFKDENECFVCLFVDDMIVLSKDIKAANKLVKTLKKKFETKVIHDGKLDENNMATYDILGLEIEYTFGKKMTIGMENSLTEKLPHLGFDIEKDNKKFLVPGTPGEHIHKDNLVVEEDDYKEKVKQMQKAIGLLSYVGYKYRFDILYYVNILAQHTLYPSEQVEKLTKQLLNFVWQSKHKKLIWHANKHTKTNRITAITDASFANEEGFRSQLGHYYCLNGKVIGGRSSSEKLRVISSTEAEIYAVSESVPMLQGLACLVKQIDPSSSLRSKILTDSKPTISIVEDQSEDSRAFRNRFFGTRAFRLRDEARRNDLKFEYIKTEDNYADILTKPTSIAIFKKLTHSWVK; from the exons atgtcaaaccaagttactatcgacaacgccgaagaaaacattctttataaatatgGTAGCGCCGCTAAAGTTCCCTTCTCAATGAGTAGAGAAGCGGAGGATTCTTTGTTTACGTCTCgtgagaaatcaaactcTTCGGAAATTAGTAACAATGGCACTGATCCCAACTTGAGTGATTCACAAAGAGACTTTCCTTCGTTGCAACCTTCAATCCCGGCCAGTGTTGATAACAAACAGGAAGGTTCCCCTAAATCAAGCGCATACGATGCGGGTTATCAACACACTGGTTCCACACAAGGTTATACTTACCCTTACCCATGGCCGAGTCCATATCCTCCAATTGCGCCACCAATGGTGCCACCAATGGGGAATGGCATGTTCAACTGGAATATGAATGCTGACGGAATAAAATACATTCCGGCCACTAGCTATGAAACATTCATGTACCAGCAAAAACTGCTGAACGATCAGTTCAAGCAATATCGAAAGTTCTATGACCAGAGATCAGAAGATGATACCACTTCTGAGTCCGCTAAAGAGTCTAACAATGAACAAGTGTTACCAGATTTGGATGAGATCAGTAATCCTTCGGAATTTCCCAGATGGATGAgatcattcaaaagatttctggAAGACAACAAGCTAGGTGATATCATACCTGACAGATTAAATGAATCTGAGAGGGACGCCACGAAGAGCGAAAAGgctttcatcattaattccttcaaaacatATGTGAAGGAAACAGCCTATCCAAAGAGCGTCAAAGACGCAATAAAAAGAGGACACGACCTGTTCCGAATTATCCTATGCCATGTATCCGAAGACAGTAACCTTAGATCCGCTATATGGAGAGAACTAACCACAATAAGTTACGACGGATCTGAAGATTCATATTACTATACTAGTAGAGTGAAAGAGCTTTATAGTCAACTTAAAGCAACAAATTCCAACATCCCAGAAGACATAATTTGTGAATACCtgctcaaaaatttgcacGGTCAATATGCAAAGATTAGGGAGAATCATTACCTGGAATACGACCTGAACACAATCGCAGGCATTTCGAAATGTGTATTGCGCACATATGAcagattgataaaaaataagaaacatACATCTGAAACATCACCTTCAGTAACAAACAGACATTGTTACAAGTGTTCCTCTGAGGGCCATTTTGCTCCTCAATGCCCAAATGTCAAAGATAAACTACCAAAACCCTCCATCAATTCACGAAAGGAGAAAAAGTCTTACCATCGTAAGGGTATCCATAAAATCGGACTCACCCGCGACACAGAGTTACTT GGCATTCTCCAgaattcgaagaagaaacgtCCGAGTATGACGAAGACACCACAAACTGGTGAACTAGTTGAAGATAACCAACATCTACTGATTGACTCTGGGGCCGCCATATCAGTAATTCGCGACCCAGGCCTCCTTCACAACATTAATAAACACCCCAATATAGGCATAGCTGACGCGCAAGATCGTGAGATCCCCATAAGTGTCAGTGGTGACCTACAGCTAAGCTTCCCGGGTACCTCCATTATTCACACGGAGGCAGTGGCATCTACAGTGCCACATGTCGACATATTGAGTCTCCATGAGCTCCAAAAAAACGGAATCACCGTCgacttcaacaattccCAAGTAACCAATAATAAAGGGAAAATGGTAGCACGGATCAAAAAGATCGGACCTTACTATTGGATACCGGCAAAATATATCCATAAACCACACAAAAAGTTGAACGTCATGAACGTTCAAAAACAACCATTGTTCCCTATGGAATTTATACATCGGCTCCTAGGTCATGTCAACATTAAAACTTTAAGAGATTCCATTAAGCAAGGGATGCTGACAAATTTATCCATGGATGACATAGATTGGTCCGGATACTCTAACTTCCAGTGTGAGGATTGTGTGAGCggaaaaagcaaaaagcACAAACACTTGGTGGGTTCCAGATTGACATACCAAAAATCCTATCAACCCTTCGAGTTCTTGCATACCGATATTTTTGGACCTGTACCTCACATGCCCACATCGTCACCATCATACTTCATGGCATTCACAGATGAAGCCACGAGATTTAGATGGGTTTTTGGCTTGTGGAataaagaagctgaaaCGGTTACCTCAAAGTTTCGCGAACTGGTAAATATGGTTAAAACCCAGTTCAACACAAAGGTACGCAGCTTCCAAATGGACAGAGGATCCGAATATACTAATAAGACAATTCGTAACTTCTTCAAGGAGTACGGAATAATCCCGTGCTACACTTCCGTAGGTGACTCAAAAGCAAACGGAGTAGCTGAACGCCTTAATTATACACTGCTCGATGATTGCCGGACACTGCTTCGCAGTAGCAATCTACCATTACATCTTTGGTTCTATGCAGTGCAGTTCTCGACGCTAATGAGGAACTCATTAATAACGTCCAGTGTTGGCACTTCCTCCAGGGCCAAAGCAGGCCTGACAGGACTAGATGTCAGCActattttaccatttggaCAACGTGTCATGGTAAATAATCCGCCAAAGAACAAACTTAGACCACGGGGTATAGTGGGATTCGCACTCACACCATCCGCGGAATCCCATGGCTATCTAATATACATCCCATCGAAACATACCGTCACTGACACTACGAACTACCTGATAATTCGGGGTGATCCTCATGACAGGACAGATGACGCCGACGCAGTCATTGCTCCCCTACTTGATCAACTCGAAGCCAGACAGGACGGTGAATTCGATAATAATATGTCCACCCATTCGGGTGGTATGGAAATGGATGTGTCAATCCATTCGGGTGGTACCATTCATCAAAGGCCTGTATCACCAACCCCAACAGCCGATAACCTATCTACCTCGTCGGGTGGTAATGACCCCATCCAAACTGGAACCACAGATACAACTGAAGTCATACCAGAGTATATCCCCGAGGGCAACAATGATGTTCTAGGACCAGACATCCATGATGATCCACCGGAACATACCAATGATGATCCTCCTGAACATACCAGTGACGAGATCGCTGATAATATCGAGGAACATGGTTCAAACATGATCAATGAAGATCCCCGaatcaatcttcaaagcgCAAACCATGCTGTCACCTATGATAATACAGAAAGTGACGATCAGCCCACGCAGAATGAACCAACGTCAAACCCCATAAATGATCCAGCAAACGATCACCCATCGTCCGCCATCATTGACAACACTAAGACACCGGATCCAATTCCCGATACCGTCTCAAGAAGAaccatcaataatgatattgaccCAAGCAGTGCAATTGCATCCACGGTCGGAATACAGGCATCTGCTTACAATGATGTTGCTCCTACTACGGAAGACGAGCGCACCACATCATCGACCTCCACAGCAGAACTCGATCCACTTCCCAGCGAGGAAGACTCCCCCGTACCAGAGAGTACTACTGTAGCAACTCCCGATAGCGAAACACCTGAGTCTATCTCCAATGTGGGTGGTAACGATCAGTCTCCAGAAGTTAATGCTAAAAGtttagaagaaagaaagaatagaatttttcagtaccGTAATGGCGACATCCCGAGGGTAAAGCCACCAagtacaaaaagaaaaagtagtTTAGCTCTaggtgaaattgaagataggACTCAACGCAAGAGACCAAAGCGTCATATACTTTATGTCAACGCAGTACACTCGAATCCAACTCCTCATGTTAAACCCTCCTTAAGTTACTATGAGGCAATtgtcaataatgatgataaaaatgatgcaaaaggATACAACGAAGCCTACATGAAGGAATATGaccaattgatcaaaatgaagacCTGGGATCCTAACAAACctataaatgaaaagacGATCCCTAGACAACAAATAATAAACTCcatgtttattttcaacactaAGAGAGATGGAAGGAAGAAATGCAGATTCGTTGCAAGAGGTGACCAGCAGAAGGCTGGAACTTACAAAGAAGACCTCAAAGCAAACACGGTACATCATTACGCACTGATGACCAGTCTCAACATAGCACTagacaagaaaatgtttatcACCCAATTAGACATATCCTCAGCGTACCTATACGctgaattggaagaagatctgTACATCAGAGCACCTCCACACATGAAgctcaaaggaaaagcaTTCAAGTTGAACAAGTCACTATATGGACTTAAGCAGAGCGGAGCGAACTGGTACAAGATGATTGGCAGTTACTTAACCAACTCTTGCAACATGACAGAATTAACCGGTTGGCCATGCGtgttcaaagatgaaaatgaatgtttTGTATGCCTCTTTGTAGACGACATGATCGTCCTGTCCAAAGATATCAAGGCAGCAAACAAACTAGTCAAAActctaaagaaaaagttcgAGACCAAAGTGATCCACGATGGGAAATTAGACGAAAACAACATGGCCACATACGATATTCTAGGACTGGAAATAGAATATACGTTcggaaagaaaatgacaataGGAATGGAAAACTCCTTAACCGAAAAGCTTCCACATTTAGGTTTTGATATCGAAAAGGATAACAAGAAGTTTCTTGTGCCAGGCACACCAGGTGAACACATCCACAAAGATAATCTGGtcgttgaagaagacgactacaaagaaaaggttaAGCAAATGCAGAAGGCTATAGGATTGCTATCATATGTGGGATACAAATATAGATTCGATATTCTATATTACGTGAACATCCTAGCTCAGCATACACTATACCCCTCAGAGCAAGTGGAGAAACTCACCAAACAGCTGTTGAACTTCGTGTGGCAGTCAAAACACAAAAAGCTGATTTGGCATGCCAACAAGCACACCAAGACAAATAGGATTACCGCTATCACTGACGCATCGTTTGCGAATGAAGAAGGATTCCGATCACAATTGGGCCATTACTACTGCCTAAATGGAAAAGTCATCGGTGGGAGATCATCTAGCGAAAAACTGCGTGTCATATCATCTACCGAAGCGGAAATATATGCGGTAAGCGAATCAGTCCCAATGTTACAAGGATTA
- the DPH6 gene encoding diphthine--ammonia ligase (similar to Saccharomyces cerevisiae YLR143W; ancestral locus Anc_8.349) translates to MKFVALVSGGKDSCFNILHCLKQGHELAALANLHPIDTSEQELDSFMFQTVGHDIVAYYDRCTGLPLFRQPIRPNSSKNVELNYTCTENDEIEDLFKLLSDVKEKMPDIEGVSVGAILSSYQRTRVEDVCARLNLTALSYLWQRDQLELMKEMCLMSKQDSTSDHAKMDARIIKVAAVGLDQTSLNQSLPQMLPKLKRLNEIYDVHICGEGGEFETLVVDAPFFSEGSLNVVSHLPNIAHSKDGVFSTQLEIEFNERKNDLYLEEYLKELPTPPMLNEKWMDLLQHLKELKTLPNDLGINTLDLSTTKPSISAEVSVAQLKDVLYISNIRARDVSMNVQEQADDVFLQLSSILETKKIAPSQGLYCSLIISDMSHFAQINNVYSQFFSVKKYGPLPPARACVGSTCLGAGFLLQLSVIFDATESYAGPGSTIVSNRKKDGLHVQGRSYWAPCNIGPYSQAIWSFKDPNKVAYVSGQIALDPPTMEMLEKDANLQTVVSLRHFDTLKNTINAERQLLLTCYTVDNDVVPSIIGTWSLYCGEMADVSEHWTDKQPDSIKSLIIVIVSEIPRKALCEWTGVSCKDLVYEDEESYVDELQEEGVAECSKFIFANKPQAARELHEVVVTNSRGKRYFITGFADSLNELLIILKSIIIEYKVTLYYNPRSLQKNKIPLDISSKIEWYPVLHVYDNKGTSRMFGFHVMA, encoded by the coding sequence ATGAAATTCGTTGCTCTGGTTTCAGGCGGTAAGGATTCATGCTTCAACATATTGCACTGTCTGAAGCAAGGACATGAGTTAGCCGCTTTGGCAAATTTACATCCCATTGATACCTCCGAGCAAGAGCTGGATAGCTTCATGTTTCAAACTGTAGGACACGATATAGTCGCATACTACGACAGATGCACCGGTCTGCCGCTTTTCAGGCAGCCAATTAGACCGAATAGCTCAAAGAATGTTGAATTAAACTATACATGCACTGAGAATGACGAGATTGAggatcttttcaaactgTTATCCGAtgtgaaggaaaaaatgcCAGACATTGAGGGAGTAAGTGTGGGTGCTATCCTGTCGTCTTATCAACGTACTAGGGTTGAAGATGTTTGTGCTCGATTGAATTTGACGGCATTGAGCTATCTGTGGCAAAGGGATCAGTTAGAActaatgaaagagatgtGCTTAATGTCCAAACAGGACTCGACGAGTGACCACGCAAAAATGGATGCAAGAATAATCAAAGTCGCAGCTGTTGGTTTGGATCAAACATCACTTAACCAATCTTTGCCCCAGATGCTACCGAAACTGAAACGCCTGAACGAAATATATGATGTTCACATTTGCGGCGAGGGTGGTGAATTCGAAACATTGGTTGTTGATGctccttttttttctgaagGTAGTTTGAATGTTGTATCTCACCTTCCGAATATAGCTCACTCTAAAGATGGTGTTTTCAGTACTCAATTggaaattgaattcaacGAGCGGAAAAATGACCTGTATCTGGAAGAATATTTAAAAGAATTACCTACTCCGCCGATGCTAAACGAAAAGTGGATGGATTTGTTACAGCACTTGAAAGAACTAAAAACACTCCCTAATGACTTAGGTATAAACACTCTAGATCTGAGTACTACGAAGCCTTCAATAAGTGCCGAAGTTTCTGTAGCGCAGCTGAAGGATGTcttatatatttcaaatatcaGAGCAAGGGATGTCTCTATGAATGTGCAAGAACAAGCGGATGATGTCTTCCTTCAGCTGAGCTCTATTTTGGAGACCAAGAAAATTGCACCCTCTCAAGGTTTATACTGCTCCCTGATTATATCAGATATGTCTCATTTTGCGCAGATAAACAATGTTTACAGTCAATTTTTCAGCGTAAAGAAATACGGGCCTCTTCCTCCCGCCAGAGCCTGTGTTGGGTCAACCTGCTTGGGCGCAGGATTCTTGCTACAACTATCTGTTATCTTTGATGCTACAGAGTCGTATGCAGGACCTGGCTCGACCATCGTTTCCAATAGGAAAAAGGATGGCCTTCATGTCCAAGGAAGATCATATTGGGCACCCTGTAACATAGGACCCTACTCTCAAGCAATATGGTCTTTCAAAGATCCAAACAAAGTCGCTTATGTAAGTGGACAAATTGCATTGGATCCTCCCACAATGGAAATGTTGGAAAAAGATGCCAATTTACAGACCGTGGTATCTTTACGCCATTTTGATACACTTAAAAACACTATAAATGCAGAGCGTCAACTACTCCTCACATGCTATACGGTTGATAATGACGTTGTTCCATCAATTATAGGGACTTGGTCTCTTTACTGCGGAGAAATGGCTGATGTATCCGAGCATTGGACTGATAAACAACCTGATTCAATTAAAAGCTTAATTATAGTTATTGTTTCAGAGATTCCTAGAAAAGCTTTATGCGAATGGACTGGTGTTTCGTGCAAAGACCTGGTatatgaagatgaagaatcGTATGTCGACGAACTCCAAGAAGAGGGTGTTGCGGAGTGCTCAAAATTTATCTTCGCCAATAAACCACAGGCAGCAAGAGAATTACACGAAGTGGTTGTAACTAATTCTCGTGGTAAAAGATACTTTATAACCGGGTTCGCAGATAGTTTAAATGAGTTattgataattttgaaaagcatTATTATCGAATATAAGGTTACTTTGTACTACAATCCAAGAAGTCTacaaaagaataaaattcCTTTAGATATTTCTTCGAAAATTGAATGGTACCCAGTATTGCATGTTTACGATAACAAAGGTACCTCACGTATGTTTGGATTTCATGTAATGGCATAA
- the SEC1 gene encoding Sec1p (similar to Saccharomyces cerevisiae SEC1 (YDR164C); ancestral locus Anc_8.351), with translation MSDLIELQKNHLLSIIGEIQTEHNVKFLIIDAEVERLLSYLFVTPQELLSYVTAVDRIDSPKRKGQPSVEAIYLLAPTKLNINCMDVDFCNRPPKYKRCHVRFLPEPAPHVAEFFKTKRYVVQYLASVKEIPLAFIPKESQFFLTMGIDKPMQSFFNKQCADLITKNMKRTINSLLNLCIVTGEYPIIRYSEPSPNQIELAPATILAKKLAFEFQEVLDNYAREHEDFPPPSTRPRSIFLIADRTLDFISPIVHDFHYQAMAYDLVPELDTGTDVYHYKAENEKGEEEEKTTKLLDNLDPDWVDLKHQHIMDASTYLEGKIKEMIAKNPLLVDRSNVKTTTDLLSVVAHLKDFDEERRRLILHRKLIDQCFHINNERKLAEYAEIEQNLAGFGFDIDGEKCKHITDSFLVVLASKSLHVTDKIRYIIIYALYRGGIVETDFSKLLSFIGVETEHEHFSHFMLLFRNFNELGFKLIKDEPRNKPFKKEWLHDTVVKDPNVFVTSRFISAVGNILSKLITNPLLLSEEVFPYTKDKPIELLEGEVQEISSGTNSSTSLRNPRHKAAWTKNSSSSKKTPRQRFFYYILGGISYAEVREAYEQSELKKRDVFIGSDGIITPLAFLKSVENLTAQRASLNLKDDQKEVEKVPQYLYESVAPIAQPVSHVHIRSQNAPPISAPVTNAAAKEPQKEKKRGKFSRFLKSREK, from the coding sequence ATGTCCGACTTGATTGagttgcaaaaaaatcaccTGCTCAGCATAATTGGTGAAATACAAACTGAACACAATGTCAAGTTCCTGATTATTGATGCGGAAGTCGAAAGGCTGCTGTCATATCTGTTTGTAACGCCGCAGGAATTACTTAGTTATGTTACCGCTGTGGATAGGATAGATTCGccgaaaagaaaaggacAGCCGTCAGTGGAGGCAATTTACCTTCTGGCGCCAACAAAGTTGAACATCAACTGCATGGATGTCGATTTCTGTAATCGTCCACCTAAATATAAGAGATGTCATGTGAGATTTTTGCCAGAGCCTGCCCCACATGTAGCtgaattcttcaaaacGAAAAGATATGTTGTTCAATATTTGGCGTCTGTTAAGGAGATTCCTTTGGCATTCATACCGAAAGAGTCgcagttttttttgaccATGGGAATTGATAAGCCAATGCagagttttttcaataaacaATGTGCAGACTTGATCACTAAAAACATGAAAAGGACCATCAATTCATTATTGAATTTATGCATTGTTACAGGTGAATATCCTATCATTAGATATTCTGAGCCCTCTCCGAACCAAATCGAATTAGCACCAGCGACCATTTTAGCAAAAAAACTGGCATTTGAGTTCCAAGAAGTTCTGGACAATTATGCCAGAGAGCATGAGGATTTTCCTCCACCTTCTACAAGACCTAGGTCTATCTTTTTAATTGCAGATAGGACATTGGATTTTATTAGTCCTATAGTGCATGATTTTCATTACCAAGCAATGGCGTATGATTTAGTTCCCGAACTGGATACAGGCACGGATGTATATCATTATAAGGCTGAGAACGAAAAAGGAGAAGAGGAGGAGAAAACCACCAAGCTTCTAGATAATTTGGACCCAGATTGGGTTGATCTGAAACATCAACATATTATGGATGCAAGTACTTATCTTGAGGGTAAAATTAAGGAAATGATTGCCAAAAATCCACTATTGGTCGATCGATCAAACGTTAAAACTACAACGGATCTTTTGAGTGTGGTGGCacatttgaaagattttgatgaagagagAAGAAGGCTCATTTTACATCGTAAGTTAATAGACCAGTGTTTCCATATTAAcaatgaaagaaaactaGCAGAATACGCTGAAATAGAGCAAAATTTGGCGGGGTTTGGTTTCGATATCGATGGCGAAAAGTGCAAGCATATTACTGATTCATTTCTAGTAGTTCTTGCTAGCAAGAGCTTGCACGTAACCGACAAAATTCGTTACATTATTATTTATGCATTGTATCGAGGCGGTATAGTTGAAACTGATTTTTCCAAGCTGTTGTCGTTTATTGGTGTGGAAACTGAGCATGAGCACTTCAGTCATTTCATGCTCCTgttcagaaatttcaacGAGCTGGGCTTCAAACTGATCAAAGATGAACCTCGTAACAAACcatttaaaaaagaatggtTACATGATACTGTAGTGAAAGATCCTAATGTTTTCGTGACATCAAGATTTATTTCAGCTGTAGGTAATATTTTGTCAAAGCTCATAACAAATCCACTGTTACTCAGCGAAGAGGTTTTTCCCTACACAAAAGATAAACCTATAGAGCTTCTTGAGGGCGAAGTTCAGGAAATCTCCTCTGGTACTAACAGTTCCACATCTTTAAGAAACCCACGTCACAAGGCTGCATGGACCAAGAACAGTAGTAGCTCAAAAAAGACGCCGCGGCAAAggtttttttattatattttaGGCGGTATATCCTATGCTGAAGTGCGGGAAGCTTATGAGCAATcagagctgaaaaaaagagatgtcTTCATCGGAAGCGATGGTATAATCACGCCGCTTgcatttctcaaaagtgTGGAGAATTTGACCGCTCAAAGAGCCTCTTTAAATCTAAAGGACGATCAAAAGGAAGTTGAAAAGGTTCCTCAGTACCTCTACGAGTCGGTAGCCCCAATAGCTCAGCCCGTTAGCCATGTACATATACGAAGTCAAAATGCACCTCCTATATCAGCTCCGGTGACAAATGCCGCTGCCAAGGAGCCtcaaaaggagaaaaaacGTGGTAAATTTAGCAGATTTCTCAAATCGCGGGAGAAGTAA